Below is a genomic region from Hyalangium minutum.
ATGTCCAGCTGGCTGATGGGGCAGAACGCGCGCACGTCGCCGATGGCGACCTCGACGCCGCCCTTGTTCACGCTGAGGACCATGCCCTCCACCGGCATGCCCGACGCGCGAGCCTCGGCCAGCATGGCCATGTTCGCGTTGCCCTTGGTCAGGGCCCGGCTCAGCTGGATGCCGCGAGCGCCCGCCTCGATGACGTGCGCCTCGAGCGTGTCACCCACGCCGTAGCGCAGGATGCCCTCGTCGTCCTTCAGCTCGCGCAGGTCGATCATCGCCTCGCTCTTGACGCCGTCGAGCGACACGAAGGCCGTATCCGCGCCGAGCTGGAAGATCTTGCCCGTCACCTTCTCGCCCACGCGCACGCTGCGCCGGGTGGGGACGTTGCCGTCCTTCACCTGCGCCTCGAACATCTCCGCGAAGGACTCGCTCTCGGGCACGTCCTCATAGAGGGCGCTGCTCGGAGCCGGGACCGGCGCCGGACGCGGCGTGGGAGCCGGCGTCGGAGCCACGGGGGCCTCGGCGGCCGAAGCCTCAGCGGCCGCAGTCGTCTCCGCAGACGTCGCCGTGGACGCGGCGGGCTGCTCGCCCACCGGGCCGCGCGTCTCGATGACGCCCGACGCACGTTTCACGACGACCATGGGGCCCGAAGGCTTGCGCTCACCGCCACCGCGGCGCTCGCCACCCCCTCCGCTGCCACCGCCTCCGCCGCCACGAGGGCCGCGATCCCGGTCACCCCGGGGCCGCCGGTCCTCACGAGGACCCGCGGCGGACGCACCCCCCGCCTCACCCTCGGGGCGCGGCGGACGAGCCTCGCGGTCGCCTCCCTTGCGGTCAGGACCGCCACGGCCCCGGTCTCCACCCCGGTCGCCGCCGCGATCACCCCCACGGCCGCCCTCGCGCTCACCGGCGCGGCCCGCGGGGATACCGAGCATCACGTCACCGAAGGTGGCCTTGGGCTTCTTCGGACCAAAACCACCTGCTCCACCGCTCTTCTCGTCGCTCACTGCCGAGACCTTCCTGAAGGAAATCCTGGCCAGGTTTCAGGCAAAACCGGGCTCCTGAAAAAGGCGGCGCACTCTACACGCGCTCAACGCCGGGACGGAAGACGCTTGCGGCCTTCTTTCGCAAACACCCCATCCGCTGCTTAACGCGCCGCGCCCACCGTCCCATCCCCAACCCCCACTTTTGAGGCTGCCTGGCTGCCCTCCCGAGAGCGCCCAGGCTAGCGCCCCAGAAGCCTCCGCGCCCGGCGGAAGACGGCCTGTGCCTGGGGCAGGCCCATGGCGGCCGTGAGAGCGAAATAGATGATGCCGTAGGGGGCGACGACGGCCAGGAAGGTCACCACCGAGGGCAGCGCCGGAGGGGCCAGCAGGCTCCCACCCCACTCCTCCGCCACCCCCAGCATGGGCCCCCGGAGCGAAGTCAGGGCGGCCTTGACGCCCAGGGCCACCACGCCCGCCACGGCGGCGGCGCCCCAGAGCTTCGGCAGCAGGCCCGGAGGTGGACCTACATGGCCTCCAATGCGGCGGGCCAGGCTCCGGCGCAGCAGAAAGGCCTCCACCCAGGCCACCAAGCCGCTCGCCACGGTGATGAAGGCGGCGCCCAGGTGCCGGGGCAGCCCCAGCCACTCCGGCAGGTACAGGCCGAGCCCCCAGGCCATGAGCGCCCCCAGGCCCACCCGGACGATGGCGAAGCGCAGCGGGGTGCTGGGGTCCTTCAGGGCATAGAAGGCGGAAGAGTACAAGCGGCCCACCGTGGCAGACACCAGCCCCACGGCCGAGCCCATCAGCAGGTACCAGACATAGCGGGAGTCCGCCGGGGTGAACCGGCCTGTCTGGAGGAGTGTGGCCGCCACGACATCGCCCAGGAGCAGGAAGGCGGTGGCGGACGGCACCACGAAGAAGGCCACGCGGCGGGCACCCGCCTCGATGCGCTCGCGGAGCTTGGCGTTGACCTCCTCTGTGGCGCCACCGGTGGCGCGGGACATCTCTGGCAGCTCGGCGGCGGACACCGCCATGCCGAAGAGGCTCACAGGGATGAGGTAGATGGTCTGCGCATAGAAGAGCGAGGACAGGGCCCGCTCGGACAGCAGCGAGGCCACGGCCGTGTCCACATAGGCGCTGATCTGCACCACGCCTCGGCCGATGACCACGGGGACGAAGCTGCGCAGCACCCGGCGAACGGACTCGCTGGCCACGGAGAGCGAGGGCCGGAACTTCCCCAGCAGCCGCATCACCGAGGGCACCTGCACGGCGAACTGCAGGAAGCTTCCGGCCACCACCGCGTACGCCAGCAGCTCCGCCAGCCGCTCCTCGCCCACCCGGCCGCCCATCACCACCAGCGTGCCGATCAGCACCAGGTTCCACACCACCGGCGCCAGATAGGACAGCAGGAAGCGGCGGTGACTATTGAGGATGCCCAGGCACCACGCCGACAGCACCAGCAGCCCCGTGCCCGGGAAGACGATGCGCACCAGCTGGATGGCCAGGGCCCGGGACTCGCCCTCGAAGCCGGGGGCAATGGCGTCCACGAACAAGGGCGTGGCCAGCATGCCCGCCGCCACGAACAGGCTGGTGGCCAGCGCCATCAGTCCGAAGATGGCCCCCGCCAGCCGATCCGCCTCCTCCTGGTTCTTCTGCCCCAGCAGCTGGGCGTAGACCGGGATGAAGGAGCCGGACAGCACGCCCTCGCCGAACAGGTTCTGCAGGAAGTTGGGGATGCGAAGTGCCGCCTTGAAGACAGCGGCGGCCTCGGCGTTGCCCAGGTAGTGCGCGAAGACGCGCTCCCGCACCAGACCCATGAGGCGCGAGGCCAGGATCCCCGCAGCGACGAAGAGGGCACCCCGGCCGCTTCCCGGCTCGGACTTCTTCGCGGGGACTTCGGGCGGTGGGGGAAGGTTCTGACCTGGCACGGAGGCAGTCAAAGAGGCGGCGCAATCTACGCGGGACGTTCACCTCCATGAAGCAAGAAGACAGCCCTCCACTGTTTTCCTTGACGGTGCCCCAGGCAGGCCGCAATGGTCCCCCCCCGATGGCTGGGTCCTCCGACAATGATCTCCTGAATGACGTCGCTCGCATCCGTCGCGTGTTGGCGCGCGAGCTGGAGACCATCAATGAATACGAGGCCTTTGCCCAGGCCTCCTCCCACCCCGAGGTCCGCGCTTTCTTCGCCCACCTGGCCGCCGAGGAGAAGGAGCACGTCGCCGAGGCCACCCAGATGCTGCGCATGCTGGACGCGGGGCAGGACGCCCACTTCGCCAACCCCATCGCGCCGGGTCACTTCCAGAAGGCTGTCGGTGCCCCCTCTGTCCCGTCGCCTGCACCCTCGCCTGCTTCTTCTGTCCCCTCGCCTGCTGCCGCCGTGTCGGGAGCCAACGGGGGCCGCCTTGTCGTTGAGCCTGTTTCCACCCTTCCCCCCCACCGCGTCATCTACGGCCTGACCGCTCCACCCTCCGAGAATGCCTACCCGCTCACCGTGGGATCGCTCAGGCGATCCGGCGGTACGGGGGGCGGCGGTGGCCGGGGCGGCGCTCGCTGACGATTCCTCCTTAGAGGAGCTTGCCGATGCCTGACTTCCTTGGACATGCCGAGAACCCCCTCCGCGAGGAGGAGTGGGCCCGCCTCAATGAGACCGTCATCCAGGTCGCGCGCCGCTCGCTGGTGGGCCGCCGCATCCTGGACATCTATGGACCGCTCGGTGCGGGCGTGCAGACCGTGCCCCATGACGAGTACCAGGGCGTCTCCCCTGGCGCGGTGGACATCGTCGGCGAGCAGGAGACGGCCACCGTCTTCACTGATGCGCGCAAGTTCAAGACGATCCCCATCATCTATAAGGACTTCCTGCTGCACTGGCGCGACATCGAGGCGGCCCGCATCCACAACATGCCGCTCGATGTGTCCGCCGCCGCTGGCGCCGCCGCCCTCTGCGCCCAGCAGGAAGACGAGCTGATCTTCTACGGAGACCCGCGGCTCGGCCACGAGGGCCTGATGACGGCCACGGGCCGGCTCACCGTGCCGCTCGGCGACTGGACGCACCCGGGCGCCGGCTACATGGCCATCGTCGAGGCCACCCGGAAGCTCAACGAGCACGGCCACTACGGCCCCTATGCCGTGGTGCTCTCGCCGCGCCTGTTCTCCCTGCTCCACCGCATCTACGAGAAGACCGGCGTGCTGGAGATCGAGACCATCCGCCAGCTCGCCGCGGATGGCGTCTTCCAGTCCAACCGCCTGCGAGGCGAGGCGGGCGTGGTGGTGTCCACCGGCCGCGAGAACATGGACCTGGCCGTGGCCATGGACATGGTCACCTCGTACCTGGGCGCCTCCCGGATGAACCACCCGTTCCGCGTGCTCGAGGCACTCATCCTGCGCATCAAGCACCCGGACTCCATCTGCACGCTCGAGGGCGGAGCCACCGCTCCTCCGCGCAAGTAGCCTGAAAGCCGTGTCCTCCGTGGCCAAGGTCCTGGTCCTCGACGACGAGGCAAACCTGCGCAAGGTGCTCGCCGCCATGCTGCGGCGAGAGGGCTATGACGTCACCGTCGCCGCCGACGGCGAGCAGGGGCTCGCCGAGTTCCAGAAGAACGGCGCCGACATCGTCGTGACGGACCTGGTGATGCCCAAGGTGGGCGGCATGGAGGTGCTCAGCGCCATCAAGGCCGCCAACCCGGACGTGCCCGTCATCATCATCACCGCTCACGGCACGGTGGACTCCGCCGTGGAGGCCATCAAGGCGGGCGCGTTCGACTACATCACCAAGCCCTTCGACCAGCCCGAGCTCAACGCCGTCATCGCCAAGGCCGCCAAGGCCCACGAGAGCAACCGCCGCTCCGTGCGCCCGGACAGCAAGGCCCGCGCCGCCATCATCGGTGAGTCTCCGCAGATCCAAGATGTCTACAAGATCATCGACAAGGTGGCGGACACTCCCTCCACCGTGCTGATCACGGGCGAGAGCGGCACGGGCAAGGAGCTGATCGCCACCGCCCTGCACGGCGCCTCCAGCCGCCGGGACAAGCCCTTCATCAAGATCAACTGCGCGGCCATCCCGCACGATCTCATCGAGTCCGAGCTGTTCGGCCACGAGCGCGGCGCCTTCACGGGTGCGGTGACTTCCAAGCCCGGCCGCTTCGAGCTGGCCGACGGCGGCACGCTCTTCCTGGACGAGATCGGCGAGATCCCCGTGGAGATGCAGGTGAAGCTGCTGCGCGCGCTCCAGGAGAGCGAGTTCGAGCGCGTGGGCGGTATCAAGACGACCCGCGTGGACGTGCGCCTGGTGGCCGCCACCAACAAGGATCTGCAGGCGGAGATCGAGGCAGGACGCTTCCGCAAGGACCTCTACTACCGTCTGGCGGTGGTCCCCATCGGCCTGCCCGCACTGCGCGAGCGCCGCAGCGACATCCCCATGCTGGCGAAGTACTTCGTCGAGAAGTACAACCGCCGGCTGAACAAGAAGATCGAGGGCATCGCCGACGACGCGATGGTGCTGCTTCAGGCCTACAACTGGCCCGGCAACATCCGCGAGCTGGAGAACCTCATCGAGCGCGTGCTGCTCTTCGCGGACGGCCCGCTCATCACCGCCAAGGATCTGCCGGAGCCCGTGCGCCAGGGTGGCGGGGCACAGGCGAACTCGCTTGCCAGCTCCTCGGTCGTGGAGGCGCCCACCGGTGAGACGGGCCTCAAGGACATCATCCGCATGAAGGCGGCGGAGCTCGAGAAGGACCTCATCACCAAGGCCCTCGAGGAGACGGGCGGCAACGTCACGCGAGCAGCCAAGCTGCTGCAGATCAGCCGCAAGTCGCTCCAGACGAAGATGAAGGAGTTCGGCCTTCGGGACATCGCCCCCGAGGGCAAGGAAGAAGGCAAGGACGAGGGCTCAGGCAAGGACGAGTCCTCGGACGAATAAACCCGAAATAACGCCGCGATCGCGACGGTTTCGGCCCCGCGTACCGCTCGACCTCAGGGAGCCTGCATGCGGCCGTCTCTACCCACTCTTGGTGCCCCCCCGAAGCGGAGCCGGACCGGCTCTGTCGTCTTCGTCTCGCTGCTCCTGGGCGGCGCCGCGGGAGGCGCCTATTGGTGGAAGCAGAACAAGGGCGCCCTGCCCTTCCAGTCGCCGCCTCCTGCCGCTGTCGCCGAGGCCTCTCCCTCCGCCGCCAACCCGGCTGCTGTCCAGGCACCCACTCCGCCTCCGGCGCCGGTGGATCCCCTCACCGCTGCGGGCCTGTCTCGCGTCTCGGTGAAGATCGACGGGCCGCTGGAGACGGCGCTCGTGCAGGCCTCGGATCCCTCCGTGGGCCCCGCGTTGGCGCAGGTGGTGACGCGCACCCTCGTGTGGTGGGTGCGAGTGCCCAACGAGATCCTCCGGGGCGACACCCTCGACGTGCTCTACCAGCTCCGCCCCAATGAGGAGCCGCTCGTGCACGCCGTGCGCTTCACCAGCGGCAAGACGGGCAAGACG
It encodes:
- a CDS encoding family 1 encapsulin nanocompartment shell protein → MPDFLGHAENPLREEEWARLNETVIQVARRSLVGRRILDIYGPLGAGVQTVPHDEYQGVSPGAVDIVGEQETATVFTDARKFKTIPIIYKDFLLHWRDIEAARIHNMPLDVSAAAGAAALCAQQEDELIFYGDPRLGHEGLMTATGRLTVPLGDWTHPGAGYMAIVEATRKLNEHGHYGPYAVVLSPRLFSLLHRIYEKTGVLEIETIRQLAADGVFQSNRLRGEAGVVVSTGRENMDLAVAMDMVTSYLGASRMNHPFRVLEALILRIKHPDSICTLEGGATAPPRK
- a CDS encoding ferritin; its protein translation is MAGSSDNDLLNDVARIRRVLARELETINEYEAFAQASSHPEVRAFFAHLAAEEKEHVAEATQMLRMLDAGQDAHFANPIAPGHFQKAVGAPSVPSPAPSPASSVPSPAAAVSGANGGRLVVEPVSTLPPHRVIYGLTAPPSENAYPLTVGSLRRSGGTGGGGGRGGAR
- a CDS encoding sigma-54-dependent transcriptional regulator: MAKVLVLDDEANLRKVLAAMLRREGYDVTVAADGEQGLAEFQKNGADIVVTDLVMPKVGGMEVLSAIKAANPDVPVIIITAHGTVDSAVEAIKAGAFDYITKPFDQPELNAVIAKAAKAHESNRRSVRPDSKARAAIIGESPQIQDVYKIIDKVADTPSTVLITGESGTGKELIATALHGASSRRDKPFIKINCAAIPHDLIESELFGHERGAFTGAVTSKPGRFELADGGTLFLDEIGEIPVEMQVKLLRALQESEFERVGGIKTTRVDVRLVAATNKDLQAEIEAGRFRKDLYYRLAVVPIGLPALRERRSDIPMLAKYFVEKYNRRLNKKIEGIADDAMVLLQAYNWPGNIRELENLIERVLLFADGPLITAKDLPEPVRQGGGAQANSLASSSVVEAPTGETGLKDIIRMKAAELEKDLITKALEETGGNVTRAAKLLQISRKSLQTKMKEFGLRDIAPEGKEEGKDEGSGKDESSDE
- the murJ gene encoding murein biosynthesis integral membrane protein MurJ — encoded protein: MPGQNLPPPPEVPAKKSEPGSGRGALFVAAGILASRLMGLVRERVFAHYLGNAEAAAVFKAALRIPNFLQNLFGEGVLSGSFIPVYAQLLGQKNQEEADRLAGAIFGLMALATSLFVAAGMLATPLFVDAIAPGFEGESRALAIQLVRIVFPGTGLLVLSAWCLGILNSHRRFLLSYLAPVVWNLVLIGTLVVMGGRVGEERLAELLAYAVVAGSFLQFAVQVPSVMRLLGKFRPSLSVASESVRRVLRSFVPVVIGRGVVQISAYVDTAVASLLSERALSSLFYAQTIYLIPVSLFGMAVSAAELPEMSRATGGATEEVNAKLRERIEAGARRVAFFVVPSATAFLLLGDVVAATLLQTGRFTPADSRYVWYLLMGSAVGLVSATVGRLYSSAFYALKDPSTPLRFAIVRVGLGALMAWGLGLYLPEWLGLPRHLGAAFITVASGLVAWVEAFLLRRSLARRIGGHVGPPPGLLPKLWGAAAVAGVVALGVKAALTSLRGPMLGVAEEWGGSLLAPPALPSVVTFLAVVAPYGIIYFALTAAMGLPQAQAVFRRARRLLGR